In a single window of the Bacteroidota bacterium genome:
- a CDS encoding type IIA DNA topoisomerase subunit B, whose amino-acid sequence MVENNYNEDSIRSLDWKEHIRLRPGMYIGKLGDGSSQDDGIYLLLKEVIDNCIDEYMMGYGKKIEITIKEKKVTVRDYGRGVPLGKVIDCVSKINTGAKYDSKAFQKSVGLNGVGTKAVNALSSHFKIQSVRDGKTKIAEFEKGFLTEDHKLQDTTITHGTIVTFTPDESIFINYRFVPQYIERMLWNYAYLNTGLTIHYNGNKFHSENGLLDLLTENLSETIEYPIIHLLGEDIEVALTHGNSYGEQYYSFVNGQHTTQGGTHQGAFREAVVKTMREFYKKDFDAVDVRSSIIAAISIKVQEPVFESQTKTKLGSQDMGPKGPSVRAFIQDFLKTELDNFLHKNPETAEAIFRKIVMSEKERKEMAGVKKLARERAKKASLHNKKLRDCRAHCNTNHELRLNTTLFITEGDSASGSITKSRDVNTQAVFSLKGKPLNCYGLTKKIVYENEEFNLLQAALNIEEGVEEIRYNNVVIATDADVDGMHIRLLLITFFLQFFPEVIKNGHLYILQTPLFRVRNKKETIYCYSEEARREAVAKLGPKPEITRFKGLGEISPDEFKNFIGKDIRLDPVIIGKDTSISAFLSFYMGKNTPERQEFIIDNLKVEKDLVEE is encoded by the coding sequence ATGGTTGAAAATAATTATAATGAAGACAGTATCCGGTCACTAGACTGGAAAGAGCATATAAGGCTTCGTCCTGGTATGTATATTGGTAAATTAGGAGATGGATCATCTCAGGATGATGGCATTTATTTGCTACTAAAAGAAGTGATAGATAATTGCATTGATGAGTATATGATGGGTTATGGTAAAAAAATAGAAATAACCATAAAGGAAAAAAAAGTAACTGTAAGGGATTATGGTAGAGGGGTTCCATTGGGAAAAGTTATAGATTGTGTTTCAAAAATAAATACCGGTGCCAAGTATGATTCAAAGGCATTTCAAAAATCAGTAGGTCTTAATGGAGTAGGAACAAAGGCTGTGAATGCATTGTCATCGCATTTTAAAATTCAATCGGTAAGGGATGGAAAAACAAAAATTGCGGAATTTGAAAAAGGATTTTTAACAGAAGACCATAAACTACAGGATACAACCATAACTCACGGAACTATTGTAACATTTACACCTGATGAAAGCATATTTATAAATTACAGATTTGTGCCTCAATACATTGAGCGTATGCTTTGGAATTATGCTTACCTGAATACTGGCCTTACCATACATTACAACGGAAACAAGTTTCATTCAGAGAATGGACTGCTTGATCTTTTGACTGAAAACTTAAGTGAAACCATTGAATATCCAATTATTCATCTTTTAGGGGAGGATATAGAAGTGGCTTTAACCCATGGAAATTCCTATGGGGAGCAATATTATTCTTTTGTAAACGGACAGCATACAACTCAAGGAGGAACACATCAAGGTGCATTCAGAGAGGCTGTTGTAAAAACAATGAGGGAGTTTTATAAAAAAGATTTTGATGCTGTTGATGTGCGTTCATCCATTATTGCCGCAATCAGTATAAAAGTTCAAGAGCCTGTGTTTGAGTCTCAAACAAAAACAAAACTAGGCTCACAGGATATGGGACCAAAGGGGCCAAGTGTGAGAGCATTTATTCAGGATTTCCTTAAAACAGAACTTGATAATTTTTTACATAAAAATCCAGAAACAGCTGAAGCTATTTTTAGAAAAATAGTAATGTCGGAAAAGGAGCGTAAGGAAATGGCGGGAGTTAAAAAGCTTGCCAGGGAGAGGGCGAAGAAGGCCAGTTTGCACAATAAAAAATTAAGGGACTGCAGGGCTCACTGCAATACAAATCATGAACTACGGTTAAACACTACCTTGTTTATTACTGAGGGAGATTCTGCAAGTGGTTCTATAACCAAATCAAGGGATGTGAATACTCAGGCCGTGTTTAGTTTAAAGGGAAAACCCCTTAATTGTTACGGGCTTACAAAAAAGATAGTTTATGAAAATGAAGAATTCAACTTGCTTCAAGCTGCCTTGAATATTGAGGAAGGTGTTGAGGAAATAAGGTACAACAATGTAGTAATTGCAACTGATGCGGATGTGGATGGGATGCATATACGCTTGTTACTAATTACTTTCTTTTTGCAATTTTTTCCCGAAGTAATAAAAAATGGACATTTATATATACTCCAAACACCTCTTTTCAGGGTTAGAAATAAAAAGGAGACAATTTACTGCTATTCAGAGGAGGCAAGAAGGGAAGCTGTAGCCAAATTAGGGCCTAAACCTGAAATAACCCGATTTAAAGGACTTGGGGAGATATCACCTGATGAATTTAAAAATTTTATAGGAAAAGATATTAGACTTGACCCGGTAATTATCGGAAAGGATACTTCAATAAGTGCTTTTCTTAGCTTTTATATGGGTAAGAATACACCCGAACGCCAGGAATTTATTATTGATAATCTTAAAGTTGAAAAAGATTTGGTGGAGGAATAA